The following are from one region of the Nostoc cf. commune SO-36 genome:
- the accB gene encoding acetyl-CoA carboxylase biotin carboxyl carrier protein: protein MPLDFNEIRQLLATIAQTDIAEVTLKSDDFELTVRKAVSLSNQVLSVGQGTLGSVVGSGSTSGSSGANQVNASQVTEVSTSRVFENTGTSTQLQLSVNPPSTIDQRLVEVPSPMVGTFYRAPAPGEAAFVEVGDRVRKGQTVCIIEAMKLMNEIEAEVSGQVMEILLQNGDAVEYGQPLMRINPD from the coding sequence GTGCCATTGGACTTTAATGAAATCCGCCAACTACTGGCAACTATCGCACAAACAGATATTGCAGAAGTCACGCTCAAAAGCGATGATTTTGAACTAACAGTCCGTAAGGCTGTGAGCCTCAGCAATCAGGTGTTGTCGGTGGGTCAAGGGACTTTAGGCAGTGTGGTAGGTTCTGGCTCGACATCGGGTTCATCTGGGGCAAACCAGGTGAACGCAAGTCAGGTGACAGAGGTGTCCACATCTCGCGTGTTTGAGAATACTGGAACTAGCACACAATTGCAGTTGTCAGTAAATCCCCCCTCAACCATTGATCAAAGATTAGTAGAAGTGCCTTCCCCAATGGTAGGAACCTTTTATCGCGCTCCTGCGCCAGGGGAAGCGGCATTTGTGGAAGTGGGTGATCGCGTCCGCAAGGGTCAAACAGTCTGTATCATTGAAGCCATGAAGCTGATGAATGAAATCGAAGCCGAAGTCTCTGGACAGGTGATGGAAATTCTTCTCCAAAATGGTGACGCTGTAGAATATGGTCAACCTTTGATGCGAATTAACCCTGATTAA
- a CDS encoding ArsR/SmtB family transcription factor: MKQTLPLPPEVVQQVAEYFSLLSEPMRLRLLHLLRDEEKCVQELVEATQTSQANVSKHLKVMWQAGILSRRSEGTCAYYRVEDQMIFELCNRVCDRLATRLEQQARNFRVLNSNR, translated from the coding sequence ATGAAACAAACGTTGCCTTTACCACCAGAAGTGGTGCAACAAGTAGCTGAATACTTCAGTCTGTTAAGTGAGCCAATGCGCCTGCGGCTGCTTCACTTATTACGGGATGAAGAAAAATGCGTGCAAGAGTTGGTAGAGGCAACACAGACTTCTCAGGCAAATGTGTCAAAACACCTGAAGGTAATGTGGCAAGCAGGTATCCTTAGCCGCCGCAGTGAAGGAACTTGCGCCTATTACCGGGTGGAAGATCAAATGATTTTTGAGTTGTGTAATCGGGTTTGCGATCGCCTCGCCACAAGGCTAGAGCAGCAAGCCCGTAATTTTCGTGTGTTAAATAGCAATCGTTAG
- a CDS encoding YegS/Rv2252/BmrU family lipid kinase: protein MNRSACLIFNPVAGQGDPDIELAEIRAILEPEIDLDIYLTTEEIDADQLAYQAVERGAEAIIASGGDGTLSAAATAVVGTDIPFGIISRGTANAFATALGIPDTIAGACETILQGATRHVDVAYCNDQPMVLLAGIGFEAETVELADREAKNRFGMMAYVFAGIQQLRSLKNFDVEIETEDRIIKTSACAVTVANAAPATSVLAQGPAGLIYDDGLLDLTIVAPANRAGAIAATFHLFQTASTGNATERDDVGFLRAKQFKITTEPPQKVVLDGEIVGTTPVEIKCVPAGLRIFVPLVEEVEPTEKLEGLPNLTIEMKDTIEE from the coding sequence ATGAATCGTTCCGCCTGTCTCATCTTCAATCCTGTTGCGGGTCAGGGCGACCCCGATATAGAACTGGCAGAAATTCGGGCAATATTAGAGCCAGAGATTGACCTAGATATTTATCTTACAACTGAAGAAATCGATGCTGACCAACTGGCATATCAAGCGGTAGAGCGAGGGGCAGAAGCAATAATTGCTTCCGGGGGAGATGGTACGCTCTCAGCAGCGGCGACAGCTGTAGTAGGTACTGATATTCCCTTTGGCATTATTTCTCGAGGCACTGCAAACGCTTTTGCCACAGCTTTAGGAATTCCTGACACGATCGCAGGTGCGTGTGAGACAATTTTGCAGGGAGCAACCCGCCATGTAGACGTAGCTTATTGCAACGATCAGCCTATGGTACTTTTGGCAGGTATTGGCTTTGAAGCTGAAACTGTAGAATTGGCAGACCGGGAAGCCAAGAATCGTTTTGGCATGATGGCCTACGTTTTTGCAGGAATTCAGCAACTGAGAAGCTTAAAAAATTTTGATGTTGAAATTGAAACTGAAGACAGGATAATTAAAACAAGTGCTTGTGCAGTAACGGTAGCAAATGCCGCCCCTGCAACTTCAGTGTTGGCTCAGGGGCCAGCAGGTCTGATTTATGATGATGGGTTACTAGATTTAACGATTGTAGCTCCAGCTAATAGGGCAGGAGCGATCGCAGCTACCTTTCATCTATTTCAAACAGCTTCTACAGGTAATGCCACAGAGCGGGATGATGTTGGCTTTCTGCGAGCCAAACAATTTAAAATTACGACTGAGCCACCACAAAAGGTTGTTCTAGATGGTGAAATAGTGGGCACAACACCAGTAGAAATTAAGTGTGTGCCAGCAGGCTTACGAATTTTTGTGCCATTAGTAGAAGAAGTTGAACCTACAGAAAAACTAGAGGGACTTCCTAATCTGACTATTGAGATGAAAGACACAATAGAGGAGTGA
- the efp gene encoding elongation factor P — MISSNDFRPGVSIVLDGSVWRVLEFLHVKPGKGSAFVRTKLRNVQSGSVMEKTFRAGETLPQASLEKSTMQHTYKEGDEFVFMDMETYEEGRLTRAQIGDRVKYLKEGMEVEVIKWGEQVLGVELPKSVVLEIIQTDPGLKGDTATGGSKPATLETGAIVMVPLFISQGERIKVDTQEDKYISRE, encoded by the coding sequence ATGATCTCCAGTAACGACTTTCGACCCGGTGTTTCAATTGTATTGGATGGGTCTGTATGGCGAGTGCTTGAATTCCTGCACGTCAAGCCAGGTAAAGGTTCTGCTTTTGTACGCACTAAGTTAAGAAATGTCCAGAGTGGGAGCGTGATGGAAAAAACGTTCCGCGCAGGGGAAACATTGCCGCAAGCAAGTCTCGAAAAAAGTACGATGCAGCATACCTATAAAGAGGGCGATGAGTTTGTCTTTATGGATATGGAAACCTACGAAGAAGGCAGATTGACCCGCGCACAAATTGGCGATCGCGTCAAATACCTCAAGGAAGGTATGGAAGTTGAAGTTATTAAATGGGGTGAGCAGGTTCTAGGAGTAGAATTGCCTAAGTCTGTGGTTTTGGAAATTATCCAAACAGATCCAGGTTTAAAAGGTGACACTGCCACGGGTGGCTCAAAACCAGCAACCCTGGAAACTGGTGCAATTGTGATGGTTCCTTTGTTTATTTCTCAAGGAGAACGCATCAAAGTTGATACCCAAGAGGATAAGTATATCAGCAGGGAATAA
- a CDS encoding MFS transporter, which translates to MFQGVLTILGWNCLPFGLAPIIAQEVLTPEEASVLFSGPKFLVALLAGVSMAFAFQLLLTNFSVAVGISSWEIDSDSDDESEGLGKTIRNVQAKVGAWALITASIALFIACFLAVKLSLIESAFLGAIIGVVIWSTYFALVIWLGSSAVGSLIGSISNTVTSGFQALMGTATAGIGANAAKKQLVSTAEDITAAVRRELTSGFDSEGIRNTLQSSLGSLQLPKLDIKEIRNQFDQLLKDTDLQSVANSDLLQNINRQTFVDLISSRADLSKEDINGIADQFEGAWQQALNRKNPTEQVINLLKSATPEELNSEQLGERLQQLVTVGGGNGNGVIKQAVQYGLSAAAPAVLARVNLSNIDVNKITSQLQKLKEKVQDVDVDQITEQFNKFREQATEQVSAKLPISPGNTIKADVEDYILNSFPWHFNRITLVDEFKEVIYDVNADPTTVRRELEEINQEYFTNLLNQRGDLSEARVKEIADQMESDRLEVLETVKQAQTREKGQDFRSRIEDYLRSTGKEELNPEGIERDFASLVEDPQAGFEDLTSRFGQFDRDTFVKLLSQRQDISEEEANNIVSQLERNRDNLLNRARELQEQAKARADELRQRVEEYLRNTDKDELNPEAIKREFRVLLDDPQAGISQLTSRLSQFDRDTLVQLLNQRQDLSEEQINQTLDQLEAVRDSILQVPQQAREQYEKTTKAIAEYLRNTNLEELNPEGIRADLEKLLDDPQAGALALRDRLSNVDRETLVKLVSQRGDLSQEQVNQIIDRAQDAIGDILKAPRRLAERTTQKALDFEANLEEYLRNTNKEELNPEGIKRDLQLLLSSPRAGIGSLSDRAAKFDRSTIVSLLSQREDISEEEANRIVDQIDSVRSSIVEQFQQIQQKVQSVLDGVFAKVRNYLNSLDRSELNYEGIKQDFAKVFDDPQAGFEALRDRLSEFDRDTLVAVISSREDISEADANRIIDQIESARDGVLHRAERIQKETQKRLKAIQEQAKKQAEETKKTVANAAWWIFGTAITSLAASAIAGAVAVMGIPLPR; encoded by the coding sequence ATGTTTCAAGGTGTTTTAACTATTTTGGGATGGAATTGCCTGCCTTTTGGATTAGCGCCAATAATAGCTCAAGAAGTACTAACTCCTGAAGAAGCATCAGTTCTTTTTTCTGGGCCTAAATTCTTGGTAGCTTTGCTGGCTGGGGTTTCAATGGCATTTGCCTTTCAATTGTTACTCACAAACTTTTCAGTTGCCGTAGGAATTTCATCTTGGGAAATTGATTCAGATTCTGATGATGAGTCAGAAGGTTTGGGTAAGACAATTCGTAATGTTCAAGCTAAAGTTGGTGCTTGGGCATTAATAACCGCTAGTATTGCATTATTTATTGCTTGTTTTTTAGCGGTAAAACTTAGCTTAATAGAAAGTGCATTTTTAGGAGCAATTATTGGTGTAGTCATCTGGTCTACCTATTTTGCACTAGTAATTTGGTTAGGTTCATCGGCAGTAGGTTCTTTAATTGGTTCTATCTCTAATACTGTCACTTCTGGTTTTCAAGCTCTGATGGGCACAGCAACTGCTGGCATCGGTGCGAATGCTGCGAAAAAACAGTTAGTTTCCACCGCCGAAGATATTACAGCCGCAGTCCGACGGGAATTAACTTCAGGTTTTGATTCTGAAGGTATTAGAAATACGCTCCAAAGTTCTTTAGGTTCTCTGCAATTACCAAAACTGGATATCAAAGAAATTCGCAATCAATTCGACCAGCTTCTTAAAGATACAGATTTGCAGTCTGTTGCTAATAGCGATCTATTGCAAAACATTAATCGCCAAACATTTGTTGACTTAATCAGCAGTCGTGCAGATTTATCAAAAGAAGATATTAATGGCATTGCTGACCAATTTGAAGGTGCTTGGCAACAAGCATTGAATCGCAAAAATCCCACCGAACAAGTAATTAATTTATTGAAGTCTGCTACACCTGAAGAATTGAATTCTGAGCAATTGGGTGAACGCCTTCAACAACTGGTTACAGTGGGAGGCGGTAATGGCAATGGTGTAATTAAGCAAGCTGTTCAATATGGTTTGAGTGCCGCTGCACCAGCAGTTCTGGCTCGGGTGAACCTTTCTAATATCGATGTAAATAAAATTACAAGTCAGTTGCAAAAGCTGAAAGAAAAAGTTCAAGATGTCGATGTCGATCAAATCACAGAACAATTCAATAAGTTTAGAGAGCAAGCGACTGAGCAAGTATCTGCAAAATTACCAATATCACCTGGAAACACGATTAAGGCAGATGTAGAAGACTACATATTGAATTCGTTCCCTTGGCACTTTAACCGAATTACCCTAGTAGATGAATTTAAAGAAGTCATCTATGATGTGAATGCCGATCCGACAACTGTGAGACGGGAGTTGGAAGAAATCAATCAAGAATATTTCACCAACTTACTGAACCAGCGCGGTGATCTCAGCGAGGCTAGGGTGAAAGAAATTGCCGATCAAATGGAAAGCGATCGCCTGGAAGTTTTAGAAACTGTAAAACAGGCTCAAACGCGAGAAAAAGGACAAGATTTCCGCAGCCGCATCGAAGATTATCTGCGTTCGACAGGGAAAGAAGAACTCAATCCTGAAGGTATTGAACGGGATTTTGCCAGCTTAGTAGAAGATCCTCAAGCTGGGTTTGAAGATTTAACTAGTCGCTTTGGGCAATTTGACCGCGATACTTTTGTAAAATTGCTTAGTCAACGTCAAGATATTAGTGAAGAGGAAGCTAATAATATTGTTAGTCAACTCGAACGCAACCGCGACAATCTCTTAAATCGTGCCAGAGAATTGCAAGAACAAGCAAAAGCCAGAGCCGATGAACTGCGCCAAAGGGTTGAAGAATATCTACGGAATACTGACAAAGACGAACTCAATCCCGAAGCTATCAAACGTGAGTTTAGAGTTTTACTAGACGATCCGCAAGCTGGAATTAGCCAATTGACTTCGCGCCTATCGCAATTTGACCGCGATACACTAGTACAATTGCTCAATCAGCGTCAAGATTTGAGCGAAGAACAGATAAACCAAACTCTCGATCAGCTTGAAGCAGTCCGAGATAGTATTTTGCAAGTACCGCAACAGGCGAGAGAACAGTACGAAAAAACTACAAAAGCGATCGCTGAATATCTCCGCAATACTAATTTGGAAGAACTTAATCCAGAAGGGATCAGAGCCGATTTAGAAAAATTACTCGATGATCCCCAAGCTGGAGCCTTAGCACTGCGCGATCGCTTATCTAATGTCGATCGAGAAACCTTGGTTAAACTCGTCAGTCAACGTGGCGACTTGAGCCAAGAGCAGGTTAATCAGATCATTGATCGCGCTCAAGATGCCATTGGTGATATCCTAAAAGCGCCACGACGTTTAGCCGAACGTACCACTCAAAAAGCTTTAGATTTTGAAGCCAATCTCGAAGAATATCTGCGTAATACCAACAAAGAAGAACTCAATCCCGAAGGAATCAAACGCGATTTACAATTGCTGCTGTCTTCTCCCCGCGCTGGAATTGGAAGTTTAAGCGATCGCGCCGCGAAATTTGACCGTTCAACAATTGTATCGCTGTTATCCCAACGCGAGGATATTTCGGAAGAAGAAGCGAATCGGATTGTGGATCAAATTGATTCTGTTCGTAGTTCCATTGTTGAACAATTCCAGCAGATCCAGCAGAAAGTGCAATCAGTGCTGGATGGAGTTTTTGCCAAAGTTCGCAACTATCTAAATTCCCTGGATCGTTCCGAACTCAACTATGAAGGGATTAAGCAAGACTTTGCGAAAGTGTTCGACGATCCCCAAGCCGGATTTGAAGCCTTGCGCGATCGCCTCAGTGAATTCGATCGTGACACCTTAGTTGCAGTCATAAGTTCTCGTGAAGATATTTCCGAGGCGGATGCCAACCGCATTATTGATCAAATAGAATCGGCACGCGATGGCGTATTGCACCGAGCCGAACGCATCCAGAAAGAAACACAAAAACGCCTGAAAGCGATCCAAGAGCAAGCTAAAAAGCAAGCTGAAGAAACCAAAAAAACCGTAGCCAATGCTGCATGGTGGATATTTGGGACAGCGATTACTTCCCTTGCAGCCAGTGCGATCGCTGGAGCAGTGGCCGTTATGGGGATACCTCTACCTCGTTAA
- a CDS encoding peptidylprolyl isomerase encodes MLNLLKSWLKNSLMAILLVTIFLGITTAGWTPSSSAALPAGNAITDGKALLRYALPIDNKPVRQLQGSLEDISAQLRANRRWGAISKDISQAARILDKPSQILTSVPAERQPQAEAWISELKSGVDKLQELAKSKDKEQILQERGKLLNLVTELEESMVTQFPFEVPTEYSNLPQLKGRATVEFKTNKGDLTVVVDGYSAPVTAGNFVDLVQRGFYNGLEFTRSEESYFLQTGDPAGKDVGFIDPTTSKYRAIPLEVLVQGDKAPTYGITLEEAGRYVDMPVLPFSAFGAVVMARPESEVNGGSSQFFFFLFEPELTPAGRNLLDGRYAVFGYLTEGKEVLDKLKAGDKIESATVVQGKENLVEPQAA; translated from the coding sequence ATGCTTAACTTATTAAAATCCTGGCTGAAGAACAGCCTAATGGCAATACTGCTGGTAACAATATTTTTAGGCATAACTACAGCTGGGTGGACTCCCTCCAGTAGCGCCGCACTGCCAGCAGGCAATGCAATTACCGACGGTAAGGCTTTGTTGCGGTATGCACTCCCGATAGACAACAAACCTGTGCGGCAACTACAAGGCAGTTTAGAGGACATCTCTGCCCAACTGCGGGCGAATCGGCGTTGGGGTGCTATTTCCAAAGACATTAGCCAAGCAGCCCGTATTCTCGATAAACCTTCCCAAATCTTAACAAGCGTTCCCGCAGAACGCCAACCCCAAGCTGAAGCTTGGATTAGCGAGTTAAAATCTGGGGTGGATAAATTGCAAGAATTGGCGAAGAGCAAAGATAAAGAACAAATTCTCCAAGAGAGAGGCAAACTTCTGAATCTCGTTACTGAGCTAGAAGAGTCAATGGTGACACAATTCCCCTTTGAAGTGCCTACTGAGTACAGTAATCTGCCACAACTTAAAGGTCGTGCCACAGTAGAATTCAAAACCAACAAAGGTGATTTGACTGTCGTTGTAGACGGTTACAGCGCCCCTGTGACTGCTGGTAATTTTGTAGATTTGGTACAAAGGGGTTTTTATAATGGTTTAGAATTTACCCGTTCTGAAGAATCTTACTTTCTCCAAACTGGAGATCCTGCCGGGAAAGATGTGGGTTTCATTGACCCAACAACGAGCAAATATCGCGCTATTCCCCTAGAAGTCTTAGTTCAAGGCGATAAAGCACCTACTTATGGCATTACTCTAGAAGAAGCTGGTCGTTATGTAGATATGCCAGTTCTGCCTTTCTCTGCCTTTGGTGCAGTAGTGATGGCTCGTCCCGAAAGTGAAGTAAATGGTGGTTCATCACAATTTTTCTTCTTTTTGTTTGAACCGGAACTCACCCCCGCCGGACGCAACCTCTTGGATGGTCGTTATGCTGTTTTTGGCTATCTTACCGAAGGTAAAGAAGTTTTGGATAAACTGAAGGCGGGTGACAAAATTGAATCCGCAACTGTGGTTCAGGGAAAAGAAAATCTGGTTGAGCCGCAAGCCGCATAA
- a CDS encoding metallophosphoesterase family protein, protein MKLVSDPAIANKIRKMNQRVRWQDPLIVERNIDQTRLVLEDDQTDNSEFSFLVVGDSGSGKHRGHNPQRQVAKLMLPHHNECSFMLHTGDVIYLVGSSEYYQQNFIQPYQEFILGGEDAKQIAYDQMIFKLPILPVPGNHDYYNLPILLSLASLTTLPIRRLLRSRLDLDVGLHGSGTGEAYARAFIDYLKAFQLPGELASHLDKYYTAKTDTGRCLSYQPGHFTRLPNRYYTFRYGGIDFFALDSNTFNDPPPLPKTKKGDADRKVLEKRREDYEQEKQQIIETSAKLRPENPSEADQLDDYHAKLSQIEEIIVDIDKQLATNKTTLTDIEQLEWLKQRLIESWNNSQVRGRIIYFHHPPYVTEATKWQQAQTLVIRDRLRGVLDAVAKELGSLTQGRPLVDLVLNGHAHCLEHLETMDTGHADSHIHWFVCGGSGFSLRRQRIEGADLMEENRLVARSHLFIGRNGQGSQKRRPYSGLRIDVKGDEQPKFIVRPLVAEWHQRQWHNRELEPLII, encoded by the coding sequence TTGAAACTTGTATCTGATCCAGCGATCGCTAACAAAATTCGTAAAATGAATCAGCGTGTACGGTGGCAAGATCCGTTAATTGTGGAACGGAACATCGATCAAACTCGGCTGGTGTTAGAGGACGATCAAACAGACAATTCTGAATTCTCATTTTTAGTTGTCGGTGATAGTGGTTCCGGCAAGCACCGGGGTCACAATCCTCAGCGACAGGTGGCTAAACTCATGCTTCCTCATCACAATGAATGCAGTTTTATGCTGCATACCGGGGATGTAATCTATTTAGTGGGGTCGAGTGAATACTACCAGCAAAATTTCATCCAGCCCTATCAAGAGTTTATCTTGGGTGGAGAGGATGCCAAACAGATTGCTTATGACCAGATGATTTTTAAGCTGCCCATTTTACCTGTACCGGGAAATCACGATTACTATAACTTGCCAATTTTATTGAGCTTGGCATCTCTAACAACGTTACCCATTCGTCGCCTGTTGCGATCGCGGCTAGACTTAGATGTGGGTTTGCATGGCTCAGGAACAGGTGAAGCTTACGCACGGGCATTTATAGACTATCTAAAGGCGTTTCAGCTTCCGGGAGAGTTAGCCAGCCACTTAGATAAATACTACACAGCTAAGACAGATACAGGTCGTTGTCTTTCGTATCAACCTGGGCATTTTACCCGTCTTCCCAATCGCTATTACACTTTTCGCTATGGCGGGATTGATTTCTTTGCCTTAGATTCTAATACATTTAACGATCCACCACCGTTGCCTAAAACAAAAAAAGGTGATGCCGATCGCAAAGTCTTAGAAAAACGTCGTGAAGATTACGAACAAGAAAAGCAGCAAATCATTGAAACCTCAGCAAAACTTCGACCCGAAAACCCCAGCGAAGCCGACCAATTAGACGATTACCACGCCAAGCTGTCACAAATTGAAGAAATTATTGTTGATATTGATAAACAATTAGCCACTAATAAAACAACGCTGACTGATATCGAACAACTAGAGTGGCTCAAACAAAGATTAATTGAATCTTGGAATAATTCTCAAGTTCGGGGAAGGATAATTTATTTCCATCATCCACCTTATGTAACTGAGGCGACAAAGTGGCAACAAGCACAAACTCTGGTTATCCGCGATCGCCTGCGTGGTGTGCTGGATGCGGTAGCGAAAGAGCTAGGTTCCTTAACTCAGGGGCGTCCTTTGGTGGATTTGGTATTAAATGGTCACGCGCACTGCTTAGAACACCTGGAGACAATGGATACAGGACACGCTGATTCTCATATCCACTGGTTTGTTTGTGGTGGTAGCGGCTTTAGTTTGCGCCGCCAGCGAATTGAGGGAGCAGATTTGATGGAGGAGAATAGATTAGTGGCGCGATCGCATCTCTTCATTGGTCGCAATGGTCAAGGTTCTCAGAAGCGACGACCTTATTCGGGTTTACGCATTGACGTTAAAGGGGATGAACAGCCTAAGTTTATTGTCCGTCCTTTGGTTGCCGAATGGCATCAACGGCAATGGCATAATCGGGAACTTGAGCCGCTGATCATTTAA
- a CDS encoding CAAD domain-containing protein codes for MLAIEGADTQNLPKLPPASDPESQWQQISKQVSQFLEQLPRYLGSFFQDYKQPLITVALILSAIVTAKVVLALLDAINDIPLLSPLFELVGISYASWFVFRYLLKASTRQELADEIDFLKSQFLGE; via the coding sequence ATGCTAGCAATTGAAGGTGCTGATACTCAAAATTTGCCAAAGTTACCACCAGCATCTGATCCTGAATCTCAATGGCAACAAATTAGCAAGCAAGTTTCTCAATTTTTAGAGCAACTGCCTAGATACTTAGGTAGCTTTTTTCAAGACTACAAGCAACCTTTAATAACTGTTGCATTAATTTTGAGTGCGATTGTTACAGCCAAAGTAGTACTAGCATTACTTGATGCAATCAATGATATTCCCCTACTTTCACCACTCTTTGAGTTAGTTGGAATTAGTTACGCCAGTTGGTTTGTTTTCCGTTATTTGCTGAAAGCTTCTACTCGGCAAGAATTAGCCGATGAAATTGATTTTCTGAAAAGCCAGTTTTTGGGCGAATAA
- a CDS encoding BON domain-containing protein — translation MPKLTPFLISSLLIFSVAACDNTSKTTVSAPDPNEAPTAPSVQTTQAAQQDAQSEVRRRQLDADIRAREQRNNITGGDADRATSDLASQVRSKLEANIPKGQLTVEAAEGGTVTVAGTVNNQQELAKIEPLAKEIKGVTAVVVKATIAPPKS, via the coding sequence ATGCCAAAGCTAACTCCCTTCTTAATTAGTTCACTTTTAATTTTTAGTGTTGCTGCTTGTGATAACACTTCTAAAACAACTGTGTCAGCACCTGATCCTAATGAAGCACCAACTGCACCAAGCGTACAAACAACACAAGCTGCTCAACAAGACGCTCAAAGTGAAGTTCGCAGAAGACAACTTGATGCTGATATCCGTGCCCGCGAACAGCGCAATAATATAACTGGCGGCGATGCAGATAGAGCTACAAGTGACTTAGCAAGTCAAGTTCGCTCCAAGTTGGAGGCAAACATCCCCAAGGGTCAACTAACAGTTGAAGCCGCAGAGGGTGGAACTGTTACTGTCGCAGGAACTGTCAACAATCAGCAGGAATTGGCTAAAATTGAACCTTTGGCTAAGGAAATTAAAGGTGTAACAGCTGTAGTTGTTAAAGCAACTATTGCCCCACCAAAAAGCTAA